Proteins encoded in a region of the Cytobacillus pseudoceanisediminis genome:
- the pssA gene encoding CDP-diacylglycerol--serine O-phosphatidyltransferase: MFLQDVLDLTIKKLKAQTANILTLSNLFLGCFAILFSINDNLKLSMLLIFIAALADRFDGMAARKMNIESDLGKQLDSMSDIISFGVAPALLLYMGVLYDFGAPGAFLTALYIGCGALRLARFNISDNNGYFTGLPITAAGCLATLCFLAIPYWPSPLFLFIMLTLSILMISPFRLKKM, encoded by the coding sequence ATGTTTTTACAGGATGTTCTTGATTTAACCATCAAGAAGCTAAAGGCACAGACAGCCAATATCTTAACTCTGTCTAACCTGTTCTTAGGGTGCTTTGCTATTTTATTTTCTATTAATGATAATTTGAAATTGAGTATGCTGCTGATCTTTATCGCAGCTCTTGCTGACCGTTTTGATGGGATGGCAGCGAGAAAAATGAATATTGAATCGGATCTAGGAAAGCAGCTGGATTCCATGAGTGATATTATTTCTTTTGGAGTTGCTCCTGCACTGCTCCTATACATGGGAGTCCTTTATGATTTTGGGGCACCAGGAGCTTTCTTAACTGCTCTATATATCGGCTGTGGAGCTTTGCGGCTAGCCCGTTTTAACATCAGTGACAATAATGGCTATTTTACAGGCTTGCCGATAACGGCTGCCGGCTGCCTGGCCACTTTATGCTTTCTGGCAATTCCATATTGGCCTTCACCTTTATTTCTCTTTATAATGCTGACACTTTCCATTCTAATGATAAGTCCTTTCAGGCTGAAAAAAATGTAA
- a CDS encoding sporulation histidine kinase inhibitor Sda → MRKLSDDLLIESYYKAKELQLSKDFIRLIETEIHRRSLSNRIKVTS, encoded by the coding sequence ATGCGTAAACTGTCAGATGATTTACTAATCGAATCATATTATAAAGCAAAGGAACTGCAGCTTAGCAAAGACTTCATTCGTTTAATCGAAACAGAAATCCACCGTCGCTCACTATCAAACAGAATAAAAGTTACTTCTTAA
- a CDS encoding phosphatidylserine decarboxylase: protein MLKPVYRLLIELTNGRWTSGILQKFAKSNLSRRVIPSFSRVYNINESEMEKSLNEYPTLHDFFIRRLKEGARVTDLSPNSAVSPVDAVIEDVGSIRKDRVITVKGKNYSISEMLGEDKAGKYAGGTYMIFYLSPSHYHRIHSPVTGKVADQWILGLKSYPVNKWGLKYGRDTLSKNYRSITEVRHGDAAIAIVKVGAMFVNSIELIHEGDQLEKGKEMAYFTFGSTVILLFEQGKFELEKSIRTPAHIKVGERIGTLL from the coding sequence TTGTTAAAACCTGTATATCGCCTGCTGATTGAATTGACAAATGGAAGATGGACATCCGGGATACTGCAGAAATTTGCAAAATCAAATTTGAGCAGGCGGGTCATTCCGTCATTTTCAAGGGTTTATAATATAAATGAAAGTGAAATGGAAAAAAGCCTGAATGAATATCCAACACTGCATGATTTTTTCATTAGAAGGCTTAAAGAAGGTGCAAGAGTTACAGATCTGAGCCCTAACTCGGCAGTCAGTCCTGTAGATGCTGTTATCGAAGATGTTGGTAGTATCCGGAAGGACCGTGTTATTACAGTAAAAGGAAAAAACTATTCCATCTCTGAGATGCTGGGTGAAGATAAAGCAGGAAAATATGCAGGCGGCACTTATATGATCTTTTATTTAAGTCCGAGCCACTATCATAGGATACACAGCCCGGTCACTGGAAAAGTAGCAGATCAATGGATTCTTGGGCTGAAGTCTTATCCGGTCAACAAATGGGGATTAAAATATGGTAGAGATACACTTTCCAAAAATTATCGGAGCATAACTGAGGTGAGGCATGGAGATGCAGCAATCGCGATTGTGAAGGTTGGCGCTATGTTTGTAAATTCCATTGAACTTATACATGAAGGGGATCAGCTTGAAAAAGGAAAGGAAATGGCCTATTTTACGTTTGGCTCTACTGTCATTCTCCTGTTTGAGCAAGGGAAATTCGAACTTGAAAAGTCAATCAGGACTCCTGCTCACATTAAAGTAGGGGAGCGGATTGGGACGCTATTGTGA
- a CDS encoding M3 family oligoendopeptidase: MTVTAYSSVWDLDVFFKGGSDSAEFDQHLLETRKHIDSFFNQIHNWEPANSAADSAAISEIIELFQQTARKVRQAGAFVSCLQAQNTEDKKAKDLRGTTTELSAAFQNALTAFDQKLASLDQSSWEQIINDKDLIELSFVLNERRENASEKLSQEEETVINALAVDGYHGWGQMYDVIVGNIKIPYTENGEIKQLSVGQAANKFSSPDRKLRKEVFDNWEKSWNSQSDYLSKTLNHLAGFRLNIYKLRGWSDFLKEPLDLNRMKKETLDTMWNVISRNKAPLIKYLERKAKLLGLEKLSWYDLDAPLSKSETKLTYQQGADFILEQFAHFGEEMTAFSKKAFEEKWIEAEDRPGKAPGGFHTYFPESSQSRIFMTYSGTPSNVSTLAHELGHGFHTYAMRDLHLLNRNYAMNVAETASTFAEMIVSDAAVKNAGSEEEKLALLEDKVQRSVALLMNIHARFLFETRFYEERKRGVVSADRLNEIMTDAQKEAYGNALDEYHPSFWASKLHFFITGVPFYNFPYTFGYLFSLGIYAQALKEGKGYEEKYIALLKDTASMTVEDLAMKHLNADLTKPEFWESAVQLCMDDVEEFLALTEN, translated from the coding sequence ATGACTGTAACAGCCTATTCGTCAGTTTGGGATTTGGATGTCTTTTTTAAGGGTGGAAGCGACTCAGCAGAATTTGATCAGCATTTACTGGAAACAAGAAAGCATATTGATTCATTTTTTAATCAAATACATAACTGGGAGCCTGCTAATTCAGCTGCAGATTCAGCTGCAATAAGTGAAATCATTGAGCTTTTCCAGCAGACGGCAAGAAAAGTGCGTCAGGCTGGTGCTTTTGTGAGCTGTCTTCAGGCCCAAAATACCGAGGATAAGAAAGCGAAAGATCTTAGAGGGACAACTACGGAACTTAGTGCAGCTTTTCAAAACGCTTTAACGGCATTTGATCAGAAGCTTGCAAGTTTAGATCAAAGTTCATGGGAGCAAATTATAAATGATAAGGATTTAATTGAGCTTTCATTTGTATTAAACGAACGCCGCGAAAATGCCTCAGAAAAACTTTCGCAAGAGGAAGAAACGGTCATTAATGCCCTTGCAGTTGATGGTTACCACGGTTGGGGACAGATGTATGACGTAATAGTAGGAAATATAAAAATTCCTTACACTGAAAATGGCGAGATAAAGCAGCTTTCAGTTGGACAGGCTGCTAATAAGTTTTCAAGTCCTGACAGAAAATTGCGCAAGGAAGTTTTTGATAATTGGGAAAAATCATGGAACAGCCAGTCTGATTATTTATCTAAAACCTTAAATCATTTAGCCGGTTTTAGATTAAATATATATAAACTAAGAGGCTGGAGCGACTTCCTCAAAGAACCTCTGGACTTAAACAGAATGAAAAAAGAAACCCTGGATACCATGTGGAATGTCATTTCAAGAAATAAAGCACCTCTTATTAAATATTTGGAGAGAAAAGCAAAGCTTTTAGGCTTAGAGAAATTAAGCTGGTATGACCTGGATGCCCCGCTCTCCAAGTCAGAAACAAAATTAACTTATCAGCAGGGTGCAGATTTTATTCTTGAGCAGTTTGCTCACTTTGGAGAAGAAATGACAGCCTTTTCTAAAAAAGCGTTTGAAGAAAAATGGATTGAAGCAGAGGATCGTCCAGGAAAGGCGCCAGGCGGTTTCCATACTTACTTCCCTGAAAGCAGTCAATCAAGGATCTTTATGACATACTCAGGTACACCATCCAATGTTTCAACCCTGGCACATGAACTGGGGCATGGATTTCATACATATGCAATGAGGGACCTTCATTTGCTGAATCGAAATTATGCCATGAATGTTGCTGAGACAGCTTCTACTTTCGCAGAAATGATTGTCTCTGATGCAGCAGTGAAAAATGCTGGATCAGAAGAAGAGAAACTGGCGCTTTTAGAAGATAAAGTGCAAAGGTCTGTTGCGCTGCTAATGAATATCCATGCACGATTCCTGTTTGAAACACGATTCTATGAAGAAAGAAAACGAGGAGTTGTAAGTGCGGACCGTCTGAATGAAATCATGACGGATGCCCAAAAAGAAGCTTATGGAAACGCACTTGATGAGTATCATCCATCTTTCTGGGCTTCAAAGCTCCATTTCTTTATTACTGGCGTGCCATTTTATAATTTCCCATATACTTTTGGATATTTGTTCTCGCTGGGAATCTATGCACAGGCTCTTAAAGAAGGAAAAGGGTATGAAGAAAAATATATAGCATTATTAAAGGATACTGCATCGATGACAGTCGAAGATTTAGCTATGAAGCATTTAAATGCAGATTTAACAAAACCTGAGTTCTGGGAAAGTGCCGTTCAATTATGCATGGACGATGTGGAAGAATTCCTGGCATTAACAGAAAATTAA